A stretch of [Clostridium] scindens DNA encodes these proteins:
- a CDS encoding ABC transporter permease: MQNWKRALLYIKRKKGKSLMLFAIMWVCLLSVLVAGAVRNRTNEVTSQLKEKLSGYFTIIPDLDVEGAAEMLTDDFCKDVLKDTNIMAYNGIEIYYMCTPELLLTPGRFGAQGKEDLAHVARFVGSTDTRYNEQFYLGELELKEGEHIRADDEGMALISENFAKDNSLCVGDEFDSLVTQGYQGRNDEALGQTFTYKVKGIYHIKNATKDSSSMAECDIPENYIFIDAKTSHSIVSILRDDETDWYRYGVNFYIRDSGNFKEMVENLKESLGLDEAYRIEENNGKYLKSSEPLEKVIRMTGIFIITILILGAAILCLILFMWMKDRKHEVGIYLAAGLGKKDILVQLLIESILLYLAAFAAAMLCANVVMGGVGNLLFAGDLMDMENSVTMGIKGADVLAAAACGCVIQLCAVLVSFLTVARMSPKEILSTNQ; the protein is encoded by the coding sequence ATGCAGAATTGGAAAAGAGCGCTTTTGTACATCAAAAGAAAAAAGGGTAAGAGTCTGATGCTATTTGCCATTATGTGGGTATGCCTTTTAAGCGTGCTGGTGGCAGGCGCGGTCAGAAATAGGACTAATGAAGTCACGTCACAGTTAAAGGAGAAGCTAAGCGGATATTTTACCATCATCCCCGATCTGGATGTTGAGGGCGCGGCGGAGATGCTTACGGATGATTTTTGCAAAGATGTGTTGAAGGATACGAATATCATGGCTTATAATGGAATTGAAATCTATTATATGTGCACTCCCGAACTTCTGCTTACGCCGGGCCGGTTTGGCGCGCAAGGGAAGGAAGATCTGGCCCATGTGGCGAGATTTGTGGGAAGTACGGATACCCGGTATAATGAGCAGTTCTATCTGGGAGAGTTAGAACTGAAGGAAGGAGAGCACATACGGGCGGATGATGAAGGAATGGCCCTGATTTCTGAAAATTTTGCTAAAGATAACAGCCTGTGTGTGGGAGATGAGTTTGATAGCCTTGTCACACAAGGCTACCAAGGCAGAAACGACGAAGCCTTAGGGCAAACGTTTACATACAAAGTAAAGGGAATCTATCACATAAAGAATGCGACGAAGGATAGCAGTTCGATGGCTGAATGCGACATCCCGGAAAACTATATTTTTATAGATGCAAAGACGAGTCATAGCATCGTATCTATTCTGCGGGACGATGAAACAGACTGGTATCGCTATGGAGTGAATTTCTATATCCGGGATTCCGGCAATTTTAAGGAGATGGTAGAAAACCTTAAAGAAAGTCTGGGTCTTGATGAAGCTTATCGCATCGAGGAGAATAATGGGAAGTACCTGAAGTCGTCCGAACCGCTTGAGAAGGTCATACGGATGACGGGGATATTCATCATAACCATCCTTATATTAGGCGCGGCTATCCTATGTCTGATCCTATTCATGTGGATGAAAGACCGGAAGCATGAGGTGGGAATCTATCTTGCGGCGGGCCTTGGGAAAAAGGATATCCTGGTACAGCTTCTTATAGAAAGCATACTTTTGTATCTGGCAGCATTCGCGGCTGCCATGCTGTGCGCGAATGTGGTAATGGGAGGCGTAGGAAACCTGCTGTTTGCGGGGGACCTTATGGACATGGAAAATTCTGTTACGATGGGGATTAAAGGCGCGGATGTTCTGGCCGCGGCAGCATGCGGATGTGTGATACAGTTGTGCGCGGTTCTTGTATCATTTCTGACGGTAGCGAGGATGAGCCCCAAAGAAATCTTG
- a CDS encoding ABC transporter ATP-binding protein, producing the protein MRKRQIFLIFFCYIVLIGTSFYRPLVMKRIMDQGMMAKDFQVILIFSGVLFALAVLEEALNILQAKLFTDLQNSVILNLYTKVFQRLLFAKMEYFSHNNSVEIMNRISTDIGGVGTLVDSSVMSIISYVLQIISGVIGLFVIDWKLAVLVLAIVPVKYLLIRFFSKRKEEAVAEWIQESTDFSAWFGDTINGMREVKLWNLYKKERRELRRRQKKVLELGKRSNLLETYNLSGDSILQWTVTSALYGIGGYLICGGSLTIGGLTAFISYSNYVIGPIALVFNLKFLFAQVKPSAKRLREFFKLETEKPSKPGQDIKELKEEIRFENVDFAYEDQPVLKDISLKIRKGEKIAIIGDNGSGKSTLISLLLRFLKPGKGSIYLDGKEIEEYDLGEYRDLFGVVSQDIYLFKDTVKANIAMGRKIDDEEMDRTCKMMNMQEFIGKLPQGYETRLEKNGENLSGGERQKIALLRAIIKKSPILVLDEATANIDKKYNELLHYNILKDFPDKTLIVITHKTENLAGMDRIYEIQNHAIKECDYAELEKSAFVHQKKKG; encoded by the coding sequence ATGCGAAAAAGACAGATATTTCTTATATTTTTTTGCTACATAGTATTGATTGGAACGTCGTTTTACAGACCGCTGGTGATGAAGCGTATTATGGATCAGGGGATGATGGCCAAGGACTTCCAAGTGATTCTCATATTTTCAGGCGTGCTTTTCGCATTGGCGGTTCTTGAAGAGGCGCTCAATATTTTGCAGGCAAAACTATTTACGGATTTGCAGAATAGCGTCATATTAAACTTGTACACCAAGGTATTCCAAAGACTTCTTTTTGCCAAGATGGAGTACTTTTCTCATAATAATTCCGTAGAGATCATGAATCGGATTTCAACGGATATAGGCGGTGTGGGTACACTGGTAGACAGCAGCGTAATGAGTATAATCAGTTATGTCCTTCAGATTATAAGCGGGGTAATCGGGCTGTTCGTAATTGATTGGAAACTCGCAGTGCTGGTGCTTGCAATTGTGCCGGTTAAATATCTTCTAATCCGTTTCTTCTCAAAAAGGAAGGAAGAGGCTGTGGCAGAATGGATTCAGGAGTCCACCGATTTTTCCGCATGGTTTGGAGATACTATCAACGGGATGCGGGAGGTCAAATTATGGAATCTTTATAAAAAAGAGCGCAGGGAATTAAGGCGAAGGCAAAAAAAGGTCCTGGAACTGGGGAAACGAAGCAATCTGCTGGAAACGTATAATCTGTCTGGGGATTCTATCCTGCAATGGACCGTCACCTCGGCCCTGTATGGAATCGGCGGTTATCTGATCTGTGGCGGCAGCCTTACCATCGGCGGGCTAACGGCATTTATATCTTACAGTAATTATGTCATCGGGCCAATCGCGCTTGTATTCAATCTTAAATTCCTTTTTGCGCAAGTGAAGCCATCAGCCAAAAGGCTGCGTGAATTTTTTAAACTGGAGACCGAAAAGCCTTCTAAGCCTGGACAGGATATCAAGGAACTGAAAGAAGAGATACGATTTGAGAATGTGGATTTTGCATATGAAGATCAGCCGGTGCTAAAAGATATTAGCCTCAAGATACGCAAAGGAGAAAAGATTGCCATAATCGGGGATAACGGGAGCGGAAAGTCGACGCTTATCAGTCTGCTTCTGCGCTTTTTGAAACCAGGAAAGGGGAGCATCTACTTGGATGGGAAAGAGATAGAGGAGTATGACTTGGGGGAATACAGAGATCTATTCGGAGTTGTAAGCCAGGATATCTATTTATTTAAGGATACGGTGAAAGCCAACATTGCCATGGGTCGCAAGATAGATGATGAAGAAATGGACAGGACTTGCAAGATGATGAATATGCAGGAATTTATCGGAAAACTGCCACAGGGATATGAGACACGGCTTGAGAAAAATGGCGAAAACTTATCCGGCGGGGAACGCCAGAAGATTGCACTGCTGCGCGCGATCATCAAGAAATCTCCGATTCTTGTGCTTGACGAGGCAACAGCCAACATTGACAAAAAATACAATGAATTGCTGCATTATAATATATTAAAGGATTTCCCGGACAAGACGCTGATTGTGATTACACATAAGACAGAGAACCTTGCCGGGATGGATAGAATATATGAGATTCAGAATCATGCCATAAAGGAGTGCGACTATGCAGAATTGGAAAAGAGCGCTTTTGTACATCAAAAGAAAAAAGGGTAA